Genomic DNA from Ruminococcus sp. OA3:
CATGTTTTTTTCTATTAAGATTTCATCTTTCTTCAGGGAGTAGATCTTAATCGTATCTGACCCCAGATCCACTCCGAATACATGCTGTAAAACCATAGACTTTATAACCCCTTTATGCCCTCTGTATCATCCCCTCCTGACACAGACTGATATGCCGCCTGTCACCGATAATAATGTGATCCAGCAGATAGATTCCAAGCAGTTCTCCGGCTTCAAGGATACGTTTGGTGATCAGGATATCCTCGTTGCTTGGCCGTGGATTTCCGCTTGGGTGGTTGTGCACCAGAATAATGTGGACCGCATGGAACTGCAGTGCTGACAAAAAAATCTCGCGCGGAGAAATCAGCGATGCATTCACAGTACCTTTGGATACCTGTACATCACCCAGAAAATGATTCTTTGTATCCAGCATCATACACAGCAGAACTTCCTGTTCCTGATGTCTTAAATCTTCCATATAATAATCGGCGATCGTATCCGGACTTTTAAAATCCAGAAATGGACTGGACGCCCCTTTTGCGATCCGTCTCGACAATTCACCGATACATTTAATCTGTACAGCTTTCACATCCCCGATTCCCTTTACTTCCGTCAGCTGTGCAAGAGACAGATGGTGCAGTCCCAGCAGACCCTCATGCCCCTTGGACAATGCAAGCAGATGCTGCGCAAGTTCTATGGATGAGGTACCGTGTGTTCCGCTCCTCAGAATAATGGCGAGAAGCTCTGCATCCGTCAGAGACTGTGCTCCGTGCAGTCGGAATTTCTCATAAGGACGTGATTCGACAGGCAGTTTTTTTATCGTTTCGTGTTTTTTCATAGACCTCCTGTCTCTCTTCAGGCAGAGTCAGCAGGCACTTTACATAAAAATTCATTTTATATTCTAGCACAAATGGGGCACAAAGTATACCGATATTTCCCGTTATTTAAAGATTTCACAATTTCAATGCCGCAGCGACAGCTTCTGCTGTTTTCAGACCGTCGATCGCTGCCGAAGTGATCCCTCCCGCATAACCTGCTCCTTCTCCGCATGGGAAAATGCCGGAAATATTACTCATCAGCCTGGCGTCGCGGTGGATTCGTATGGGTGACGAAGTCCTGCTCTCAACTGCGCTCAGCAGGCAGTCCCTGCGGTCAAATCCGGGAATCTTTTTGCCAAAGGCATGAATTCCTTCCACAAGCGCATCCGCCATGAATCCAGGGAGAAATGCACGGATATTGGACAGAACGTGCCGTCCTTTGATCTTCGGAAAGATTTCGCCGTAGGAACGGCTCTCTCTCGTCGACTCAAAATCCTCAAATAACTGGACGGGTACGGCACCGCCTGCGATCTGATATGCCTGCTCCTCCAGATGACGCTGAAAAGCCAGTCCCGCCAGCTCTGAGGGCACCCCCGGTGAAAGGTATGTCTGGAAATCTTCAGGATTCACGGTTACAATCACTGCACTGTTGGCATTGCCTGAGTTCCTGTCATGATAACTCATACCATTTACAGCCAGTCTGTTCTGCTCAGATGAAGCATTCACAACATACCCCCCGGGACACATGCAGAAAGTATAGATCCCCCGTCCGCCGGCAAGCTGATGTGTCAGCTTATAAGAGGCCGCACCAAGCAGAGCAACTTCTCTCTGACCGTATTGGGTCATATTGATCATCTCCTGCGGATGTTCAATCCGGACGCCGGCAGCAAAAGATTTCGCACTCATCTGAATGCCTTTTTCATGCAGCATCGTGAATGTATCGCGTGCGCTGTGCCCGATCGCGCAGATGAGGTACCTGGCTGGTATCCATTCCGAATGGTTCAGCTCCAGTGCATGAAGCTCACCGCTGCGAATGTCAAGATCGGTCAGCTGGGTTTCAAACCGGAACTCTCCGCCGAGATGTTCAATCTGAACCCGGATATTTTTCACAATATTGACGAGAAGATCTGTGCCGAGATGCGGTTTTTGCTGATAAAGGATTTCTGCCGGCGCACCTGCCTCCACGAACATTTTCAGGACTTCGTGGTTGCGCCCTTTCGGGTCTTTTACGGAGGTATTAAGTTTACCGTCAGAAAACGTTCCGGCACCGCCCTCTCCAAACTGAACGTTTGACTGTTCATTCAAACTTCCGGTCTGCCAGAAATGTTCAACACTTTTCATACGCTGTTCAACCGGCTCACCTCTTTCGATGACGATCGGACGGATCCCGTGCTTTGCCAGCATCCAGGCACAGAACAGTCCGGCCGGACCGCTTCCCGCGATGACCGGGCGGCATATATCCGGGGAAACTGTATGCGGAAAGAGATACGGGCAGCGTTTGGTTGACGTAATATTTTTATCGCGCACTTTTTGAAGTACTTTCGTCTCAGCATCTGTTTTCACATCTATCGTATAGACGAAACACAGCGCAGGTTTTTTTCTGGCATCCAGGGACTGGCGGATGATTTCGTATTCCTGGATCCTGTCTGCCGGTATTTTCAGCAGTTTTGCCACTTTATTTATTATATCTTCCGGTGTGTGATGAATCGGTAATTTTAACTGTGTGATCCTGATCATGACGGTGCCTCCGCTGCGCTGCTCCTGCCAGCAAGCGCTCCGCTGCTCCACGCCCACTGCAGATTGTATCCTCCGCAGCATCCATCGACATCGACGACTTCACCCGCGAAATACAGACCGGGAATTTTCTTCGATTCCATGGTGGAGGAATCGATCTCGGCGGTAAAGACACCGCCGCATGTGACCTGTGCCTGCTCCATCGAATGGACCTCCCTGATGATGACCGGAAACTCCTTTAGCTTCTCCGCCAGCTCTGCCAGAGATTTTATCTCCGTACAGAACAGCGAGATCAGCTTCTGAGGAAAAAGACCAATCAGCGACTCTGAAATTGTCTTATAGGGACATTGTTCCTGCCTGTTTTCCAGGAAGACAAGAAGCTCCTCTACCGTGAAATCCGGCATGAAATCAAGGACTGCAAGCACCCGCTGTCCTTCATCAAGCGCACGAGCTGCAAAACGGCTCACTTGAAAAACCGGGATTCCGGAAATACCGTAATCAGTAAACTGTACCTCACCGCGTTCTGTGAGAATGCGGGTGTCATTCGTATACAGTGATAACGATGCCTCAAACCGCACGCCGGCCCATTTTGTAAAATAATTTCCAGTCCCGCGAAGACCAACAAGTGCGGGCAGGGGTTTAATGATGGTATGTCCGAGTGATTCGGCCAGATGAAAGCCATCCATGCCGGAACCCGGGATATTCGAGGCGGCACCGCCGGCAGCAAGGATCACGCGGTCTGCCTGATATGTATAACTCTGTGTTGTGACCTGAAATAACCCTGCTTTTTTTATGTTCTGCACATGTTCCCTTGTTTTAAGCTTCACATGCAGATGTTCAGCTTCCATCCTGAGGATATCCCGCACCGCCAGCGCCTGTTCGCTGAAAGGGTACAGGCCGCCGTTTTTATTTCGTGTATAAACACCAAGCCCCGTAAAAAATTTCAGGGTTTCGCGAAGACCAAACGCAGATATCACATTCCATGCAAACAAAGGTTCTGAACCGCGGTAATACGCGGGTTCCTGCTTGACGTTTGTCAGATTGCATTTTCCGTTGCCTGTCGCCAAAAGCTTTTTTCCTACCGTATCATTTTGTTCCAGTACGGTCACAGACGCACCGATTCGTGCGGCTGTGACTGCTGCCATAAGTCCTGCGGCTCCGCCGCCAATCACGATAATCTGCATACTTACCTCCTTGCATCCTTTAGGCGCTGACGCCATAAAATCAGGGTCTCATCCCTATAATGTTACCATCTGTGCATCTTTTAATTTCTGAAGGCTCATAAGAATGCCGAATTTTGCGTGTGCCCAGGTTAACCCTCCCTGAAAATAGACCGCATATGGAGGTTTGATGGGTCCGTCAGCACTCAGCTCGATCGAGGACCCCTGCACGAATGCACCGGCCGCCATAATGACCTCACTGTCATATCCCGGCATTGCCCATGGTTCAGGAGATACGTAACTGTCCACCGGTGCTGCAGCCTGAATGCCTTTGCAGAATGCGATAACACCTTCCGGTTTTCCGAACGTGACTGCCTGAATGATATCATGTCGGCTTTCCGTACTGTCAGGAACAACCGCAAATCCCAGCTTTTCATATACATTCGCCGCAAAAACAGCCCCTTTCAGTGCTCCGGCTACAACGGTCGGTGCCAGAAAAAATCCCTGGTAGAACGCCTGGTTTACGCCGAGTGTGGCACCGACTTCTTTTCCAAGACCGGGTGAAGTCAGACGGTATGCCGCATTTTCCACGTATTCTTTTTTTCCGGCGATATAACCGCCGATCGGTGCAAGTCCGCCACCCGGATTTTTTATCAGCGACCCTACGATCAGATCTGCACCTACATCTGTTGGCTCCAGCGTTTCTACAAATTCTCCGTAACAATTATCCACCATACAGATGACATCTGGTCTCAGGCTCTTAATGAATGCAATTAATTCCCCAATACGTGCTACAGAAAGCGTCGGTCTTGTCTGATAGCCCTTGGAACGCTGAATTGTGACGAGTCTTGTCTTTTCGTTCAGTGCATCCCTGATTCCTTCATAATCAAAAGAACCGTCCGTTTTCAAATCTACCTGACGGTAGCTGACTCCATATTCTGCGAGTGATCCGTTGGAAGGACGGATGCCTATCACCTCTTCCAGCGTATCGTACGGTTTGCCTACCGGCGACAGGAGCTCATCCCCCGGTCGCAGATTTCCAGCAAGTGCGACTGCAAGCGCATGAGTACCGCAGGCGATCTGCGGCCGCACCAGCGCGGACTCTGTGTGAAATGCAGAGGCATACACAGCTTCCAGTGTGTCACGGCCGAGATCATTATAGCCGTATCCGCTGCTGGACGCAAAACAGGCTTCACTTACCCTGTTTTCCTGCATTGCACAGACCACCTTCAGCTGATTGTATTCTGCCACATCATCAATGGCATCAAAGCGCGGTCTGAGCTCTTTTAAAATCTGTTCACCGAAATCATATACCGTCTGTTCAATCCCGAGAGATTGATAGAGTTCCTGCCTGGAGTTCATATTAGTTCCTCATTTCCATATTTTTTTCTCTGACAAGTTCCAGAATATAGGAAAGGATCCTGTCGTTGTCGTAATCAAACTCATCTTTTTGGATCCAGCTGACATCACGTTCTCTTTTAAACCAGGTCAGCTGGCGTTTTGCAAAATGCCGGGTATCGCGTTTCAGAATCCGGATCGCCTCCTCCAGCGTGTATTCTCCGTCCAGATAAGCCAGGATTTCTTTATAACCAAGTCCTTTCATGGAAGTCATATCTCTGGTACATCCCATATCACGCAGTTCCTGCACTTCTTTCAGAAGTCCCTCCCGTATCATCTGATCGACACGCGCATCGATCCGCTGATACAGCCGTTCCCTTCTGTCGTTCAGTACAAGGTACAGGAACTGATAGGGTGAAGCCTTCTGCCGCTGCTCCTCGTTATGCTCAGAAATCCGCATGCCTGTCTGCTGATAAAACTCCAGTGCGCGGATCACACGTTTTACATTTCGGGGATGGATTTCTCCTGCTGCCTGAGGGTCCCGCTCTCTAAGCATCCCATGAAGGAATTCTCCGCCCCTCTCTGCTGCCAGTGCCTCCAGATGTCTTCGAAAGCTGTCATCGGAATCGGCTTTTGTAAAATCAATATCGTATACAACCGACTGAATATAGAACCCGGTTCCTCCTGTGAGGACAGGGATCCTGCCGCGCTGATGAATCTCCGTGACCGCCTTTTTCGCGAACCTTTGAAAAGTCACAACATCAAAACTGTCCCGCGGATCCAGAATATCGATCAGATGATGTGGAACATTGCCCATTTCTTCCGGTCGTATCTTAGCAGAACCGATATCCATTTTTTTGTACACCTGCATGGAATCTGCGGATACGATCTCTCCGTTTACTGCTCTGGCAAGGGAGATGGAAAGTTCCGTTTTTCCAACGGCCGTCGGGCCGGTCAATATAATCAATGGTTTCATAGACGTTCCATCCTATACGATTCTTTTAAATTTCTTTTCCAGTTCATATCTGCTCATGGAGATGATCGTCGGTCTTCCGTGCGGGCAGTTATATGGATTTTCCAGTGTCAGAAGCTGGTCAATCAATACTTCTGCTTCGCGAAACGACAGTTTCTGGTTGCCTTTGACAGCGGCTTTGCACGCCATGACCGCAAGTTTCTCCACGAAGATTTCAAGCGTCACAGTTCCGGCAGTCTCATCCCCCATACTGTCGATCAGTTCAACCAGCAGTGTCTCATCTGCAATTCCGAAAAGATTGTAGGGAACGGCTCGTATCGTATACTCTTTGCCGCCAAAAGCTTCCAGTTCAAATCCCATCTTACGGAAAAGGTCTTCGTGCCTTCTCATCATCTCCAGTTGCTGAAGGTTTAATGAAATGATGATGGGGACAGCGAGATACTGAGAAGTGATCTGTCTGCCGCGGAGGTCATTCATCATCTTTTCATAGAGCACTTTTTCATGGGCAGCATGCTGGTCGATGATGAACAGTTTTTCCTCCATCTCCACCAGCCAGTAGGTGGAGAACACCTGGCCGATCAGACGATGCAGGCTGCGTGAATTCTCCGACAGCAGTTTCCTGTCTTCAAACATGGAGAGCTGGCTGTCCTGTTTCGTTTGCACAGCGCCTGAAATGATCGGCTTATCTGAAACAACCGGTTTGTCTGCTGCGGCCATCTCACTTGAGACAGCAGAAACTTCTGTATCTTCCGCAGCAGCCGGCTGTGCAGCAGATACTGCGGGCGTGTGCGAAGGAGCAGGTGTATATGCCGGAGCCTCCCGCAGCATTTCCCGTCGTCTGATCTCAAAAGGTTCCGGGACAGACGGTTTGGAAGTTTCTTTGACACGTTCTTTTTTAGGGGTGAATGAGACCTCCGGAATCAGTTCTGTTTCTGTGAGGGCTTCACAGATCGCGCGGTATAATACCTGATACACCAGATCTGTCTTTTCGAAACGGACTTCCATCTTCGACGGATGTACGTTGACATCTACATGTTCAGAATTCACGGTGATGAACAGCGAGGTGAACGGAAATTTGTGCTGCATCATGAAGGAACGGAAACCGTCCTCGATCGCTTTTGTAATAATCTTATTCTTCACATACCGTCCATTCACATAATAGTTTTCAAATGTACGATTGCCGCGGGATACAGAAGGCTTTCCAATAAACCCGGTGATGCGGATGTTGTCCGTCGCCGTATCAATCTCCAGCAGATCTTTTGTTATGTCGCGTCCGTAAATCTGGTAAATAACCTCCCTGAAATTCCCATTGCCTGAAGTGTGTAATTTTGTCTGGCCGTTCTGCATGTATTTAAAAGAAATCTCCGGATGGGAAAGTGCCATCTGTTCCATGATGCTTCCAATGTAGGAGGCCTCCGTGGTTGGAGATTTCAGGAATTTTGCGCGTGCCGGAGTATTGTAAAACAGGTTCCGCACCAGAAATGTTGTTCCCTGAGGAGCGCCGATCTCTTCAAGTCCTTTTTCAATCCCGCCCTCGATCAGATATCTCGTCCCAGTCAGTGCATCCGGTGTTTTTGTGATCAGTTCGACCTGTGATACCGCAGCGATGCTGGATAATGCTTCACCGCGGAAACCGAGAGACGCTATCTGCAGCAGGTCATCAATCGTCTGTATCTTGCTGGTGGCGTGGCGCAGAAAAGCCAGGGGCACCTGCTCTTTCGGAATTCCTGTACCGTTGTCTGTGATGCGGATAAAGGAGATGCCGCCCTCCTTAATCTCTACCGTGATCGCCGAGGATCTTGCATCCACGGCATTTTCCACCAGTTCCTTTACAATGGAGGATGGTCTTTCTACGACTTCACCCGCCGCAATTTTATCAATTGTATTCTGGTCCAACAAAGAAATTTTATTCATAAGGTTTACCATCGATTCTTAATCTTGTTCTGGAGCCTGTAGATGGTGTTGAGTGCATCCATCGGAGTCAGGTTGCTGATATCCAGCTGTCCCAGTTCTTCTATAATATCGTCATTCTGCACGGTGTCAAACAGAGAAATCTGTTCCATGTCTACTTCATCGTAATGCACCGGCTGTTTTTTTAGTTTCGTGGATTTTGTCAGATCCTTGACGGCGGCCAGTATATCCGCATTGCTCAGCTCCTCCACCAGTTCCCTGGCGCGTTCGATCACAGAATCGGGAACTCCGGCTAGTTTGGCTACCTGGATGCCGTAGCTCTTGTCTGCGCCGCCTTTAATAATTTTTCGCAGAAAAACAATATCGTCTCCCTTTTCTTTCACCGCGATGCAGTAGTTATTGACCCCTGGCAGCTTGCCCTCCAGTTCTGTCAGTTCATGATAATGTGTTGCAAACAGCGTTTTGGCACCAAGCAGCTTTGGATTACTGATGTGTTCTATGACCGCCCAGGCGATGCTGAGGCCGTCGAAGGTGCTCGTGCCGCGCCCGATCTCATCCAGGATCAGAAGGCTGTCTGCCGTCGCATTCCGAAGGATCGTTGCTACCTCTGTCATTTCAACCATAAAGGTGCTCTGTCCGCTTGCAAGGTCATCGGATGCACCGACCCTTGTAAAAATGCGGTCAACGATTCCGATTTTTGCCTTATCTGCGGGAACAAAGCAGCCGGTCTGCGCCATCAGGACGATCAGCGCCGTCTGTCTCATATACGTTGATTTTCCAGCCATATTCGGTCCCGTGATCACAGAGACACGGCTTGCGGAATTATCCAGATAGGTGTCATTTGGAATAAACATGTCATTTGTGATCATTTTTTCCACGACCGGATGACGCCCGCCTTTGATATCAATGATCCCCCTGGTATTGATCCTGGGCCTCACATAATGATTGTGCATCGAGACTACTGACATAGAGGCGAACACATCAGTGTATGCGATCGCGCGGGCAGTTTCCTGTATCCGTGTCATCTCTTTTGCCAGTGTATCCCTGAC
This window encodes:
- the mutL gene encoding DNA mismatch repair endonuclease MutL gives rise to the protein MNKISLLDQNTIDKIAAGEVVERPSSIVKELVENAVDARSSAITVEIKEGGISFIRITDNGTGIPKEQVPLAFLRHATSKIQTIDDLLQIASLGFRGEALSSIAAVSQVELITKTPDALTGTRYLIEGGIEKGLEEIGAPQGTTFLVRNLFYNTPARAKFLKSPTTEASYIGSIMEQMALSHPEISFKYMQNGQTKLHTSGNGNFREVIYQIYGRDITKDLLEIDTATDNIRITGFIGKPSVSRGNRTFENYYVNGRYVKNKIITKAIEDGFRSFMMQHKFPFTSLFITVNSEHVDVNVHPSKMEVRFEKTDLVYQVLYRAICEALTETELIPEVSFTPKKERVKETSKPSVPEPFEIRRREMLREAPAYTPAPSHTPAVSAAQPAAAEDTEVSAVSSEMAAADKPVVSDKPIISGAVQTKQDSQLSMFEDRKLLSENSRSLHRLIGQVFSTYWLVEMEEKLFIIDQHAAHEKVLYEKMMNDLRGRQITSQYLAVPIIISLNLQQLEMMRRHEDLFRKMGFELEAFGGKEYTIRAVPYNLFGIADETLLVELIDSMGDETAGTVTLEIFVEKLAVMACKAAVKGNQKLSFREAEVLIDQLLTLENPYNCPHGRPTIISMSRYELEKKFKRIV
- the miaA gene encoding tRNA (adenosine(37)-N6)-dimethylallyltransferase MiaA, with the translated sequence MKPLIILTGPTAVGKTELSISLARAVNGEIVSADSMQVYKKMDIGSAKIRPEEMGNVPHHLIDILDPRDSFDVVTFQRFAKKAVTEIHQRGRIPVLTGGTGFYIQSVVYDIDFTKADSDDSFRRHLEALAAERGGEFLHGMLRERDPQAAGEIHPRNVKRVIRALEFYQQTGMRISEHNEEQRQKASPYQFLYLVLNDRRERLYQRIDARVDQMIREGLLKEVQELRDMGCTRDMTSMKGLGYKEILAYLDGEYTLEEAIRILKRDTRHFAKRQLTWFKRERDVSWIQKDEFDYDNDRILSYILELVREKNMEMRN
- the radC gene encoding DNA repair protein RadC, whose amino-acid sequence is MKKHETIKKLPVESRPYEKFRLHGAQSLTDAELLAIILRSGTHGTSSIELAQHLLALSKGHEGLLGLHHLSLAQLTEVKGIGDVKAVQIKCIGELSRRIAKGASSPFLDFKSPDTIADYYMEDLRHQEQEVLLCMMLDTKNHFLGDVQVSKGTVNASLISPREIFLSALQFHAVHIILVHNHPSGNPRPSNEDILITKRILEAGELLGIYLLDHIIIGDRRHISLCQEGMIQRA
- a CDS encoding methionine gamma-lyase family protein; protein product: MNSRQELYQSLGIEQTVYDFGEQILKELRPRFDAIDDVAEYNQLKVVCAMQENRVSEACFASSSGYGYNDLGRDTLEAVYASAFHTESALVRPQIACGTHALAVALAGNLRPGDELLSPVGKPYDTLEEVIGIRPSNGSLAEYGVSYRQVDLKTDGSFDYEGIRDALNEKTRLVTIQRSKGYQTRPTLSVARIGELIAFIKSLRPDVICMVDNCYGEFVETLEPTDVGADLIVGSLIKNPGGGLAPIGGYIAGKKEYVENAAYRLTSPGLGKEVGATLGVNQAFYQGFFLAPTVVAGALKGAVFAANVYEKLGFAVVPDSTESRHDIIQAVTFGKPEGVIAFCKGIQAAAPVDSYVSPEPWAMPGYDSEVIMAAGAFVQGSSIELSADGPIKPPYAVYFQGGLTWAHAKFGILMSLQKLKDAQMVTL
- a CDS encoding aminoacetone oxidase family FAD-binding enzyme — its product is MQIIVIGGGAAGLMAAVTAARIGASVTVLEQNDTVGKKLLATGNGKCNLTNVKQEPAYYRGSEPLFAWNVISAFGLRETLKFFTGLGVYTRNKNGGLYPFSEQALAVRDILRMEAEHLHVKLKTREHVQNIKKAGLFQVTTQSYTYQADRVILAAGGAASNIPGSGMDGFHLAESLGHTIIKPLPALVGLRGTGNYFTKWAGVRFEASLSLYTNDTRILTERGEVQFTDYGISGIPVFQVSRFAARALDEGQRVLAVLDFMPDFTVEELLVFLENRQEQCPYKTISESLIGLFPQKLISLFCTEIKSLAELAEKLKEFPVIIREVHSMEQAQVTCGGVFTAEIDSSTMESKKIPGLYFAGEVVDVDGCCGGYNLQWAWSSGALAGRSSAAEAPS
- a CDS encoding FAD-dependent protein; translation: MIRITQLKLPIHHTPEDIINKVAKLLKIPADRIQEYEIIRQSLDARKKPALCFVYTIDVKTDAETKVLQKVRDKNITSTKRCPYLFPHTVSPDICRPVIAGSGPAGLFCAWMLAKHGIRPIVIERGEPVEQRMKSVEHFWQTGSLNEQSNVQFGEGGAGTFSDGKLNTSVKDPKGRNHEVLKMFVEAGAPAEILYQQKPHLGTDLLVNIVKNIRVQIEHLGGEFRFETQLTDLDIRSGELHALELNHSEWIPARYLICAIGHSARDTFTMLHEKGIQMSAKSFAAGVRIEHPQEMINMTQYGQREVALLGAASYKLTHQLAGGRGIYTFCMCPGGYVVNASSEQNRLAVNGMSYHDRNSGNANSAVIVTVNPEDFQTYLSPGVPSELAGLAFQRHLEEQAYQIAGGAVPVQLFEDFESTRESRSYGEIFPKIKGRHVLSNIRAFLPGFMADALVEGIHAFGKKIPGFDRRDCLLSAVESRTSSPIRIHRDARLMSNISGIFPCGEGAGYAGGITSAAIDGLKTAEAVAAALKL